The Gloeobacter morelensis MG652769 genome contains the following window.
TTTCCCTTTGACACCCAGGTGTTGCCGATTGTATTTGAATCGGAGAAGTATCCTTGCAGTAAGCTTGTAATTCGCTATCAGTTTCGCAGGCCTAGCGGCGAGCAATCCCGGTTCTTTTTGTCCCAGGAAGTTGCCCTCAACCGACACGTCGAAAGCAGCCTTCGCCTCAACGAATGGGATATTCAGGAATTAAAGGTTACCGAAAGAATCCGCTCCCTACCCTACGAAGAAAGCCAGTGGTCGCAACTGAGAATAGAGATGGAAATTGGCCGAAAATCCGGCTACTATGTTTTCAAATTTATGTTGATTATTACGTTGTTTTGCGGTCTCTCCCTCGGGGTACTACTGATCGATGCGAATATCATCAATTATCGTCTCTCGATACCCATATCGCTGCTTGTAGCGGTGATCGCCCTCAATTTTACCGCCGGACAGGTGCTGCCGCGCATTCCCTATTTGACCTTTCTCGATATCCACATTAATACCGCCTACTTGTGTATTATCCTGATCGCTTTTGAAGGAATTGCCGGCAAGATCCTCGTCTTGAAAAACCGGCAAGATATTGTCACGATGCTCAACCGGTACACGCTGGTGACCCTGCCGATACTGTTCGTTGCCGTTCACGTAATCGCCCTGCTGACGCTAAAGTAGATGGCTGTGCAAATCTGGAAACTGGCCCCGCAGCGATTCCCTTGACCTGTGCGCTTCGATCCTTTACGTTTTTGAACGTGGTTGCAGCAGGCGGAGCGCCCGCAGCGCTATTTGAGGGTATGTGCATGCAAGCTGTCGGCTACAAAGTACCGCTCCCGGCGCAGGACCCGAACGCGCTTTTGGATGTGGAGTTACCCGATCCGGTTGCCGGGGAGCGCGACTTGCTTGTCGAGGTCAGGGCAATCTCCGTCAATCCGGTAGATACGAAAGTACGCCGTAGCACCGCTCCCCCGGAAGGCCAGATCAAGGTGCTGGGCTGGGATGCAAGTGGCATCGTGCGCGCGGTGGGTTCTGGGGTGAGTTTGTTCAAACCGGGCGATGCAGTGTGGTACGCCGGTTCGATCGCCCGGGCGGGGACCAACAGCGCCCTGCACACCGTCGATGAACGGATCGTCGGCTACAAGCCTGTGAGCCTCGATTTTGCCCAGGCGGCTGCTTTGCCCCTGACGGCGATCACCGCCTGGGAGCTGTTGTTCGACCGGCTGCAGGTGGCTTTGGACACCACCGACCGGGGCGAGACGCTCTTGATTGTCGGGGCGGCCGGTGGGGTGGGCTCGATCCTCACCCAACTGGCGCGGCAACTTACCGGCATCACGATTATCGGTACCGCCTCGCGCCCTGAGACCCAAAAGTGGGTCCAGGATCTCGGCGCCCACCAGGTGATCGATCATTCCCGGCCGCTCGCCGAACAGCTGCAGCAGCTGGGGATCGCTCAGGTCAGCCACGTGGCGAGCCTGACCCGTACCGATTTGCACTACGGCCAATTGGTGGAAGTCCTCGCCCCCCAGGGCCGCCTGGGGCTTATCGACGATCCCGGAGCACTCGATGTCTCGCTCCTCAAACGCAAGAGCCTGTCGCTACATTGGGAATTGATGTTCACCCGCCCGCTTTTTGAAACCCCAGACATGATCGAGCAGCACCATCTGCTCAACCGCGTCGGTGAGCTGGTGGACGCCGGGGTGCTCAGGACCACCCTGGGTGACCATTTTGGCCGGATCTGCGCTGAGAACCTGCGCAAGGCCCACGCCCTCATCGAGAGCGCCAAAGCCAGGGGCAAAATCGTGCTCGAAGGGTTTTAAGCACCGATGCCGACCATCCTGGCCCGCAGTGCGTAACAAAAACTACTGAACCTGCCCATCAGGTTGTGGCCCCCGGTAGCGGCGGGCTGGGCTCTCCCGGCCTGTACTGGTGCGCTCGAAGCGCCATCGGACGGCATTGCAATCACCAGACCATCGCAAAGCGAGTGTTTTTGCCAATTCGGCACAAGCACCCGGTTCCGTTCGCCTAACGTTCTCTACAGGAGCACGCATCCATGCATTACCTACAAAAGCAGGCCATCGGGCTTGCCCTCGCGGCAGTGATCGTTCCTCAGTTTGTGGCCGCCCCGGCCAGCGCTGAGGAGACGACCTGCACCGGTTCGCTCGGCGCCATCACCGTGGACAACCTGCGCGTACCCCAGGGGGCGACCTGCACCCTGAGCGGCACCCGCGTCGAAGGGACCATCGTCGTCGAAGCGAACGCCACGCTCAGAGCGAACAAGGTGCAGGTCAAAGGCAACGTCCAGGCCGAAGGTGCCGCCCGGGTGAACGTGCTTGCACGCTCCACCGTCGGCGGCAGCATCCAGATTGTCCAGGGCGGCGCGGCGCGCATCGACAGCGTTCAGATCGAAGGGGATCTGCAGTTTGAAAGCAACTCCAAAAATCTGACCGCCAACAAAAACACGATCGGCGGCAGCCTCCAGGCTTTCCAAAATAGCGGCGGCCTGTCGATTACCGCCAACACCATCGACGGAAACCTGCAGTGCAAAGAGAACAACCCTGCCCCGGTCGGCGGGGAGAATGTCGTCCAGGGCAACAAAGAAGATCAGTGCGCCAAGTTGTAGGATCTGCCCTTTCAACCTCAGTTGAGCAGAGCCAGTAAAACCGGAGGCGATGCGACGGCCAGGCGTCTGGCTTGACCATTGGCGGAGCCGTTGCTTTTGCCGACCGGCGCAAAGATACCCGCTCACTTCGTGCTCTGAAGTGGGCGGGTTTTCCTGCGCCGGACAGTTTGGCTGGTCGCTACAGCTCAGCTACCTATGCTCAAACCGGTGTGTTCTGGGCGGCGAGAGATTGGACCTGGACAGGGAAGGTCACAGTGAATGTCGAGCCGACCCCGGGTTCAGAGACCAGCGCGATTTGGCCCTGCAGCAGGTTCACCAGTTGGGCGACGATGGCAAGCCCGAGCCCGGTGCCTTCGGTCCGGCTGCGCTCGTTGCAGCTGAAACGCGAGTAGGGCTCGAAGATGTGGGGTTGATCTTCAGGGGCGATGCCCAGACCGGTGTCGCTCACGGCGACCGACCAGTGTCCGTCGCCCACAGCCTTGCACTCCACCCGCACAGAACCGCTCGGGGTGTAGCGCACGGCATTGCTGAGCAGGTTGGTGAGGATTTGTTGCAGGCGCATGCTGTCGCTCGCTACGGTTTGGGGGGCCGACCCGCAATCGAGCGAAACTTCCAGGCCCTGCGCTTCGGCCAGCGGCCGGATCATCTCGACTACTGCTTCGAGTGTCGGGCGCAGCGCGACCGCCTCCAGGTGCAACCGGGTCTGTCCGGCCTCCGAGCGCGAAAACTCCAGCGCATCGTTGATCAGGTGCAGCAGTCGGGTGCCGTTGCGAACCACCCGCTCGATGTGCTCGAAGTCGGGCAGGGTATCCCCGATGCCCGTGCGGGTACGGCCGGTGCGCAAAAAGAGATTTGCATAGCCGATGATCGAATTGAGGGGAGTCTTCAACTCGTGGGCCAGCACCGAGAGATTGTCCTGGTGGGCGCGCACCAACCGGCCGAGTTCTTGATTGGTGAGCAACAACTGGCTTTGCAGTTGTGCCAGTTCGCGCAGGCGCTCATCCACGTAGCTTTGAAAGCAAGAAGCAATCGCCTCGTCCACCACCTCGTTGATCAGATGGACAGCCCGCACCACCCCAGCTATCGAACCGCGCGTCATTTCCCCATCCAGGACCGTAAAGATCACCCGGCGCAGCAACCGATACTCCTGGGCAATCTCAGCGGGGTTGAAACCCTGGCTGGCCCGCAGGGAACCGTGCACCAGACTTTTGCTCACCAGCAGTCTGGTGTCGCTCTTCTCAGTCTGGGAAAGGACGGTGACCATTGCCCTGAGCACATCGGGCAAACTGTTGCGTACGGCGGAGTAGGGCAGTCCGTCGTCGCTGCTGATCCGGCGGTCGGAGCGGACGGCCGCGATCCACTGCTCGATGATCGCATCGCTCCGGTCTGCAAGGAGTTTGCTGAAGTCCATAGCTGGCGAGTCAATAGTGGACTGGAAGGGACCGGTTCTCATCCACCCACCCTCCGAGCACCCGTGAATGCTCACGATTGTAGAGGACCAACGGCCTTTGCATCCGCAAGTCTTGCGAATTTGTGGCGCTCCGCCGGGCTACTTTGCCGACGGTGCCGCCCCCATCATCGCCGGAAAGTGCTGCAATCGGGGGTCCGAGCGCAACCGGGCCAGCACCTGCCGCCCGTCGATCGCAATCTCGCACTAGCAACCGCAGGGCCTGCCGGTGCACCGATGCCAGCGGCGGTCGAACTGGATTCAGCAGGTCTCACCGGGGAATGTACAGTAGCGGTGCCCCCGGTCCGAGGGGCAAGTTGAACAGGTACCAGAGCACGAACAACCCCGACCAGCCGAGGCCAAAGGCGATCGAATACGGAAGCATCGCGGCAAGCAGCGATCCCAGGCGCAAATCGGGTTCGTACTTGCGCGCGAAGACGACGATGAGCGGGAAATAGGGCAGCAGCGGGGCAATCACGTTGGTAAACGAATCGGCCACCCGGTAGGCCGCCTGGGTCAGTTCGGGGCTGTAGCCCAGACCCATCAGCATCGGCACAAAGATCGGGGCCATCACCGCCCACTTCGCCGAAGCCGAGGCGATGAACAGGTCCAACAGAGCAGCAAATAGAAT
Protein-coding sequences here:
- a CDS encoding zinc-binding alcohol dehydrogenase family protein codes for the protein MQAVGYKVPLPAQDPNALLDVELPDPVAGERDLLVEVRAISVNPVDTKVRRSTAPPEGQIKVLGWDASGIVRAVGSGVSLFKPGDAVWYAGSIARAGTNSALHTVDERIVGYKPVSLDFAQAAALPLTAITAWELLFDRLQVALDTTDRGETLLIVGAAGGVGSILTQLARQLTGITIIGTASRPETQKWVQDLGAHQVIDHSRPLAEQLQQLGIAQVSHVASLTRTDLHYGQLVEVLAPQGRLGLIDDPGALDVSLLKRKSLSLHWELMFTRPLFETPDMIEQHHLLNRVGELVDAGVLRTTLGDHFGRICAENLRKAHALIESAKARGKIVLEGF
- a CDS encoding sensor histidine kinase — protein: MDFSKLLADRSDAIIEQWIAAVRSDRRISSDDGLPYSAVRNSLPDVLRAMVTVLSQTEKSDTRLLVSKSLVHGSLRASQGFNPAEIAQEYRLLRRVIFTVLDGEMTRGSIAGVVRAVHLINEVVDEAIASCFQSYVDERLRELAQLQSQLLLTNQELGRLVRAHQDNLSVLAHELKTPLNSIIGYANLFLRTGRTRTGIGDTLPDFEHIERVVRNGTRLLHLINDALEFSRSEAGQTRLHLEAVALRPTLEAVVEMIRPLAEAQGLEVSLDCGSAPQTVASDSMRLQQILTNLLSNAVRYTPSGSVRVECKAVGDGHWSVAVSDTGLGIAPEDQPHIFEPYSRFSCNERSRTEGTGLGLAIVAQLVNLLQGQIALVSEPGVGSTFTVTFPVQVQSLAAQNTPV